The DNA window CAGGTAAATCTGTTCGTTTTATCCGAACATCCATCACTTGAATGCCGTATTGATCTTTGTTTAGCAATTCATTCACTTTCGCCGTGACAGCATCGTTCACACTGCCCCTAGAAGAGTTTTCATCATTAATGATTTCATCGTAATCTAACTGGCCCAGTTCTGTACGAACTACCGAGTAAATAAATTCTTCCATTCGGGATTCAGCGTTGACGATTGTCCCAGCATTTGAAATCAAGTCAAGTGGATTGACAACATGCCAAACTGCATAATTATCGATGATGATTCGTTTTTTGTCTTTCGTATTAATTTCCGCTTCTGAAACATCGTAAGTCATTTGATAGTTCGGCAAAGTCGTAACGCTTTGAATAAAGGGTATTTTCATGCGGATGCCTGGCTCTTCTTGAATTTTCACCACTTCACCAAATTGACGAACAACTCGGTATTCATTTTCTTTTACAATATACACATTCGTTAAGACCATTAACAAGAGAAC is part of the Planococcus kocurii genome and encodes:
- the hflC gene encoding protease modulator HflC; the protein is MEPNKPLGEVKKFNPYDRPKKKKEPRDPVDFKKYWKLIVGLVVAFVLLLMVLTNVYIVKENEYRVVRQFGEVVKIQEEPGIRMKIPFIQSVTTLPNYQMTYDVSEAEINTKDKKRIIIDNYAVWHVVNPLDLISNAGTIVNAESRMEEFIYSVVRTELGQLDYDEIINDENSSRGSVNDAVTAKVNELLNKDQYGIQVMDVRIKRTDLPEENEQSVYTRMISERESTAQEYLSQGDAKKREMEAQADRQAQEVIATARKEAALIQAEGESAAAKIYNESFSKDPEFYELYRSLESYKKTIGDDTVIVLPSDSPYAEILSGNFE